One segment of Desulfobaccales bacterium DNA contains the following:
- a CDS encoding helix-turn-helix domain-containing protein — protein sequence MADEDRLVRPREAAVRLGKPKSTIYAWLHSGKLPGVQVSERTVRIRESVVREMENVPESPNLAK from the coding sequence ATGGCTGATGAGGACAGGCTGGTGAGGCCCAGAGAGGCGGCGGTACGCCTGGGGAAGCCTAAGTCCACCATTTATGCCTGGCTACACTCCGGCAAACTTCCGGGGGTCCAGGTGAGCGAGCGCACGGTGAGGATCCGGGAAAGTGTGGTAAGGGAGATGGAGAATGTGCCAGAAAGCCCAAACCTGGCCAAATGA